The nucleotide sequence CTCGATTATCAACATTACCTGCAACATAAAGTGTCATCATATCTGGGGTATACCAACGTTGTTGGTAATCTGACAGCTCTTTAGTATTTACAGATTGATTAACCGGTTTTCCTGGATTGTGGCCTTTTAGATTTGAGCCTTCAAGGCGTGAGCGCCAAATAGGATCTTCAATATTGAGAGGAAATGTTGCAATAGGAAGCGGTGATTGAACCGCATTACGAACCGCATCTTCGGTATATTCAGCAGGTTTAGCAATACCTGCTAATAATGCAAAAGCATCCTTTAATAGCTCAGGCTGGTTGTTCGGTAAACTTAGATTATAAACAGTAAAATCGTATGAAACGATCATTGGAGGTAACGGATAGTCAGGATCTAACGCATTTTTCCATAGATTATCGCGTTTCTCTGGCGTTAAGCCTGTATTTTCCAAAACGTTGAGTTTGGACACCAAGGATGAAAAACCCGTTTCACTGCTTTTTTCTGATAAAGAACCTGTATTGACTAATAAACGGATCTGTATTCTATCATTTGGGCGTTGCGGTGTTTGTAAGATTTGCCACTGAAAACCATTTGCTAGTCGCCCTTCTTGCCAAGCTGGATCAGGCTGCAAAGCTTCCGCTTGAACTTGGCAAATAACAGCGCCGAACATAACGCTTCCCAATAAAATTCGTGTCATTACACCCTGCATGTGAACCTCTGTTGTATTAATCCTTGGTATTAAACCACTTATGAGGTTTAACAATAAGTGCCAAAAGACATGTTAGATGTTGGATGTCTATTTTTTGTATTATCATCTTTATCACCACAGAAACATGAAATGAAATCACTATAGTGATTAGACTCATTATGGCGTAAGAAGGTTCAGACCTTCGGCAATTTTTGATCAGATTTTTGATGATTATATCCTTTAACCAGCAAACCAATCTCATCATCACAATGTGATTTTGGACAAGATAACGCTGAAACTTGGCTATCTTTATTGAGGCTGACGGCGATTTGGCGTAAAGGTTTTACAACAATACGATTAATACACCAGCTAATAGCAACCGTCAGAATAAGCCCCATCAACAGATATGTTGTTAGCATCAAGGCAACAGTATTACTGGCAAAACGATAAAAACGATTTGTGTCAGCCTGTAAAATGAGATGACCACTATAGGACTTATCATCTGTTGAAGTAATACCTAATGGCTGTAAAGGAATAACAGCTTCAACGGGAATACCAAAAAGCCAACTTGAGAATTCAGAGACTTCTTTCTTAGGTGCGAAATCTAAACTCATCACTTGTACATTTTCGGGTTGCATGACAATCGCTTTACCCAAAATACCCGTCGCTTTTAGTGTAACAATCTGTTGTTTAGCATCGTTCAAATCTGATCGTAACAATGCATCAGCGAGTGGTTGCTGGATACTTACACCAGCATTAAAAAGCTGATTTTGATAATCTTCACGGCGTTGATCTATCAAATAAACAAGTTGAATACTGATAAAAATAGCAATAGTCACCAACGTAACGCCCGCAACAGCGGCCATCTGTTTTATTGTTAATGAATGTTTAAGATGAGGTTTCATCGTTGCTATTTCCAATATACATGTCTGATCAGAGTGATTATACTGTATTTTTGTGATTATGTATCACTCTCAATAAAGAAAATAACGTTATAAAAAGCGATTATCCATTAAAATGAAAGTAGATAAATATATAATTATTATTATTTGAGTATAGTTATAAGATAAAAATAGTAAAATAAAAATTAAATATTATTTTTTCTTGGTTATTTACAATAAATCTACTTTATTTTAATAAAAAGATACGATTCACTAAAAAACACTAGAACATATAAAATAAAATGCCATTAAAACCTTAACTTCAAGTTAAAGTGCAATGCTAACCGCAGTATATTTCTTAGTGAAAAATATTATTTTCCTTTAATATCATTGAAGTTTATATTTTAAAAAACTCATATAAATATAATATTTGATATCTATAAAATCATTATTAGATTATTTAGTTAAGATTAATTAAATATTATTAATAAAAAAATAAGAACAATATAAATCAGTATATTGTTCTTATTTTATGAGATAAATTTATTTTATTTAAACTATCGCGTTATCTTGCTCCACCGCAAAACAAGCAATAAGCTGACCATTATACTCTTTTAATGTTGGCTGTAATTGACTACATGGCCCAAATGCGCGACGGCAACGAGCAGCGAAAGCACAACCCGGTGGCGGATTTAATGGGCTCGGTAATTCTCCCGTTAATTTAATACGCTCTCGTCTTAATTCAGGCGTCAATCTTGGTGTGGCTGATAATAATGCCTGTGTATAAGGATGTTGTGGATTTTCAAAAATTTGAGCTTTTGTTCCTTTTTCTACACAACGCCCTAAATACATTACAATAACTTCATCTGCAATATGCTCAACAACCGAGAGATCATGAGAAATAAAAACATAAGAGAGCCCCATATCTTGTTGTAGATCCATCATCAAATTCAGTACTTGAGCACGAACGGATACATCCAGCGCAGAAACAGGCTCATCGGCTACCACAATGTCTGGATCAAGCATCAAGCCTCGTGCAATAGCGATACGCTGACGTTGACCACCAGAAAACATATGAGGATATCGGCTATAGTGCTCTGTTTTTAACCCCACTTTTGCCATCATTGATAATACTTTTTCTTTACGCTCAGAGGCATTCAGTGTTGTATTAATCAATAAAGGCTCTTCTAAAATTTGCCCTACTTTTTTACGCGGATTCAATGATCCATAAGGATTTTGAAACACAATTTGGATCTTTTGGCGACGTAGCTTCTCAGCCGATTTATCTTTAATTAACAGATTTTGCCCACGATAAGCAAGCTCGCCTGAAGTAGGAACCTCAATCATCGTGAGTAATCGACCTAATGTGGATTTACCACATCCTGATTCACCAACAACAGCCAAAGTCTTACCGCGTTCTAATTCAAAAGAAACACCATCAAGGGCTTTAACTGTTCTCTCTTTTGAAAAAAGCCCACCTTTTACGCTGTAATACTTCGCTAAATTAACCGCTTTTAATAAAGGAGTTGATACATTTGGATTAACTTCAACCATGGGTAGGTTCCCCTGCATTATCTAACGGTGTATGACACTTCACACGATGCGTTCCTAATTCTTTTAATTCAGGCTCAACCTTATAACATTCATCATGAGCATATGGACAACGAGGATTGAGTAAGCAACCTGTTGGTCGATCATAGCGTCCTGGTACAACACCCGATAGCGATGCTAATCGCGCTTTATTACTCGCGAACTCAGGAAGTGCTCTTAATAATGCTTGAGTATAAGGATGACGAGGCGCTTTAAAAATTTCTGATGATTTTCCAGATTCCACCACTTGCCCCGCATACATCACAATAATGGTGTCTGCGGCTTCTGCCACTAATGCTAGATCATGGGTGATCAACACTAGCGCCATATTTTCTTGTTTTTGTAAATCGAGCAAAAGCTCTATGATTTGAGCCTGAATAGTCACATCCAGTGCTGTGGTAGGTTCATCTGCAATCAATAATTTAGGGCGACAAGCGATCGCCATTGCGATCATCACACGCTGGCTCATTCCCCCTGAAAGCTGGTGTGGATAGACATCTAAGCGAGAAGCGGGATCAGGAATACCCACCAGCGTTAAGAGATCGATAGCACGTTGTTTACGTGTTTTACGACTTCCTCCTTGATGGACTTTTAACGCTTCCATAATTTGATAGCCAACCGTAAAACAAGGATTCAAGCTTGTCATCGGATCTTGGAAAATCATTGCAACCTCTGCACCCACCAAATTTCGTCGCTCTGATTCAGAGATTTTCATCAGATCTCTGCCATCAAAATAAAGCTCTTGTGCCGTCACTCGTCCCGGAAAATCAATAAGCCCCATAATTGCCAATGAACTGACTGATTTACCAGAGCCAGACTCACCGACAATACCCACAACTTGCCCTTCTTCAACCTGATAGCTTATTCGGTCTACCGCTTTAAACGGAGTATCTTCATCACCAAAGTGAACAGATAATTGATTAATATTTAGTAATGCCATGTTCTTACTCCGTTACTGCTTTAATTTCGGATCAAGTGCATCTCGTAAACCATCACCCATTAAGTTAAAGGCTAATACGGTAAACAAAATAGCAAGACCAGGAAACGTCACAACCCACCACGCACTCTGTGTAAACTGCAATACATCAGATAACATGGTTCCCCATTCAGGTGTCGGTGGCTGCGCGCCCATTCCTAAAAAGCCTAATGCCGCCATATCTAAGATGGCATTAGAAAAACCTAAAGAGGCTTGAACAATTAAAGGGGCAAGACAGTTAGGTAAGATATTGATAAACATTTGACGCATTGAGCCCGCCCCCGCAACACGAGAAGCAATAACGTAATCGCGGTTAACTTCAATTAAAACAGCGGCTCGCGTTAATCGAACATAGTGAGGTAAAGCAACAAAGGTCAGTGCGATAGAAGCATTAACAATAGAAGGACCAAAAATAGCTACCAACACTAATGCCAATAATAAACTTGGTAATGCCAACATGATATCGACGACACGCATAATGCCGATATCTACAAGACCACCGAAATAACCCGCGGCCAATCCTAGAATAATTCCTAAGATAAGTGATAGCACGACAACAATACAGCCCACCAATAATGAAAGTCGAGCACCAAACATTAAGCGAGAAAGAATATCGCGACCAACATCATCAGTACCGAGAATAAATTGCCAGCTTCCCCCTTCTTGCCAAACAGGAGGCACTAATAAGAAATCACGAAATTGCTCATTAGGGGCATGAGGTGCAAGAAAGCCCGCCAGTAATGCAATAAGCAACATAATTACAATATAGATTAACCCAACAACAGCACCTTTATTTTGTTTAAAGTAGTGCCAAAATTCTTGGAAGGGCGTCATGGGAGCCGGTGCACTGATGACCGGTGTTACTTTATTTTCAGTCATTATGCATTCCTTATTTTTTATGGCGAATACGAGGATTCACAATGCCATAAAGAACATCAACCAGCAGATTGACAAAGATAATCATCGTTGCAATTAAGAGCACACCACCCTGAACAACGGGATAATCGCGTCGCTGTAAGGCATCAATCAACCAGCGTCCTAATCCCGGCCATGAGAAAATAGTTTCTGTTAAAATTGCACCAGCCAGCATAGTTCCAACTTGTAATCCAATAACGGTGACAACAGGCAACATCGCATTACGTAATGCGTGGATAAGAATGACGCGAGCACGACTCAAACCTTTTGCTCTAGCAGTACGAATATAATCTTCGCCTAATACTTCAAGCATCGAAGAACGCGTCATACGCACGATAACAGCTAAAGGAATGGTTCCTAATACAATGGCAGGTAAAATGATGTGGTGAACTGCATCTAAGAAATCCCCTTCCTCACCCCACACAAAGGTATCAATCAGCATAAATCCAGTGAGTGGATTACTGTCATCTAAAAAGACACTATCAGCCAGACGCCCAGAGACTGGGGTTAGGTCTAATTTTACAGACACTAGCATGATTAACATGATCCCCCACCAGAAGATTGGCATGGAGTAACCCGCTAATGACACACTAATCGCGGTGTGATCAAAGATAGAACCACGTTTTACCGCGGCCAAAACGCCAACAGGGATCCCAACCGAAACTGCAAAAATCATGGCGCAAACGCCAAGTTCTAAAGTAGCTTTAAAGCGAGGTAAAAATTCATCCCATACAGGAATGCGGCTTTTTAATGAGATACCTAAATCACCGTGGAGAATACCATTTAGATAATTGAGATATTGTTGCCATAAAGGCTTATCCAGTCCCAATTCAGCCATTAAATAAGCATGTCGTTCTGGAGAAAGTCCACGCTCACCCGCCATAATCATTACCGGATCACCGGGAATAAGATGAACGAAAATAAACGTCAATAATGTAATTCCGATAAACGTAGGGATCACAAGTCCCAAACGTTGAAGGATAAATTGCAGCATATCCTAATTCTCTTTTCAAACATCAGCTAAAAGATAGCGCTGATAAATCAGAGGAGAAAGTCCCCTGCGCTCACAGTGTACTGAATGTATTCGTTATTATTGAATAACGGTGTCTTTCATAAAGAAAGACACCGTACTTAAAGCAACCCAACGATTAGGTATTGCTATTATTTAAGAGAGACATTCTCGAAGTGATGTTTGCCTAATGGATCAACCACATAGTTTTCTACTTTTTTACTCACTGGCTCATAAACAGTCGAGTGAGCAATAATCAGAGCAGGTGCTTGATC is from Proteus columbae and encodes:
- the dppF gene encoding dipeptide ABC transporter ATP-binding subunit DppF, coding for MVEVNPNVSTPLLKAVNLAKYYSVKGGLFSKERTVKALDGVSFELERGKTLAVVGESGCGKSTLGRLLTMIEVPTSGELAYRGQNLLIKDKSAEKLRRQKIQIVFQNPYGSLNPRKKVGQILEEPLLINTTLNASERKEKVLSMMAKVGLKTEHYSRYPHMFSGGQRQRIAIARGLMLDPDIVVADEPVSALDVSVRAQVLNLMMDLQQDMGLSYVFISHDLSVVEHIADEVIVMYLGRCVEKGTKAQIFENPQHPYTQALLSATPRLTPELRRERIKLTGELPSPLNPPPGCAFAARCRRAFGPCSQLQPTLKEYNGQLIACFAVEQDNAIV
- a CDS encoding HAMP domain-containing protein; its protein translation is MKPHLKHSLTIKQMAAVAGVTLVTIAIFISIQLVYLIDQRREDYQNQLFNAGVSIQQPLADALLRSDLNDAKQQIVTLKATGILGKAIVMQPENVQVMSLDFAPKKEVSEFSSWLFGIPVEAVIPLQPLGITSTDDKSYSGHLILQADTNRFYRFASNTVALMLTTYLLMGLILTVAISWCINRIVVKPLRQIAVSLNKDSQVSALSCPKSHCDDEIGLLVKGYNHQKSDQKLPKV
- the dppD gene encoding dipeptide ABC transporter ATP-binding protein; the protein is MALLNINQLSVHFGDEDTPFKAVDRISYQVEEGQVVGIVGESGSGKSVSSLAIMGLIDFPGRVTAQELYFDGRDLMKISESERRNLVGAEVAMIFQDPMTSLNPCFTVGYQIMEALKVHQGGSRKTRKQRAIDLLTLVGIPDPASRLDVYPHQLSGGMSQRVMIAMAIACRPKLLIADEPTTALDVTIQAQIIELLLDLQKQENMALVLITHDLALVAEAADTIIVMYAGQVVESGKSSEIFKAPRHPYTQALLRALPEFASNKARLASLSGVVPGRYDRPTGCLLNPRCPYAHDECYKVEPELKELGTHRVKCHTPLDNAGEPTHG
- the dppC gene encoding dipeptide ABC transporter permease DppC; translated protein: MTENKVTPVISAPAPMTPFQEFWHYFKQNKGAVVGLIYIVIMLLIALLAGFLAPHAPNEQFRDFLLVPPVWQEGGSWQFILGTDDVGRDILSRLMFGARLSLLVGCIVVVLSLILGIILGLAAGYFGGLVDIGIMRVVDIMLALPSLLLALVLVAIFGPSIVNASIALTFVALPHYVRLTRAAVLIEVNRDYVIASRVAGAGSMRQMFINILPNCLAPLIVQASLGFSNAILDMAALGFLGMGAQPPTPEWGTMLSDVLQFTQSAWWVVTFPGLAILFTVLAFNLMGDGLRDALDPKLKQ
- the dppB gene encoding dipeptide ABC transporter permease DppB, with the translated sequence MLQFILQRLGLVIPTFIGITLLTFIFVHLIPGDPVMIMAGERGLSPERHAYLMAELGLDKPLWQQYLNYLNGILHGDLGISLKSRIPVWDEFLPRFKATLELGVCAMIFAVSVGIPVGVLAAVKRGSIFDHTAISVSLAGYSMPIFWWGIMLIMLVSVKLDLTPVSGRLADSVFLDDSNPLTGFMLIDTFVWGEEGDFLDAVHHIILPAIVLGTIPLAVIVRMTRSSMLEVLGEDYIRTARAKGLSRARVILIHALRNAMLPVVTVIGLQVGTMLAGAILTETIFSWPGLGRWLIDALQRRDYPVVQGGVLLIATMIIFVNLLVDVLYGIVNPRIRHKK